The Mya arenaria isolate MELC-2E11 chromosome 15, ASM2691426v1 genomic sequence TCCTTTGGGCAGTAACAGATTTTCTGTAGTCGGATAACACCTTCTGGCAAACGCTGAGTATGGTAGTTACAGTCGTTTGTCACATGGACTTCCACTCCATCCTGTATGTCAAGAACGTTTAGTATCCTCTTTCCCTTGATGAGTTCCTTTGAGCTATATTTTTCACATATACAAATTCTGTATAAGATGTACAGCACCGTGCCTGGTTTCCCGATCACTTGGAAAGGGACAATCAGTTTTCCGTAACAGCAGCCGGTATTTACATGGTGTTCCGTTGATTCTAATTGAGCTGCTATTAGACGATTGTTCCAATGATTAACTGGATTGAAATCACTGTTATACAACGCCATTTTAAATATAGTGATAGTATTATAAATGCGTCTAATTTTGTCCAACAGACTACTTATGTGTCAAAAAAGCAACACTTACCTTCGATGAGAAAACCTCGGCCTTTTATAGATGTTTTTTTCTggatttttttagtttaaaaatatcacaTGTTTTGCGTTCTTCTTTGAAATCACTGCGGCTATGAATAGAAGCTCCGAAAAAGAATTGCGGAACGCCCATTATTACCATATGGGCAAATAGCAGCTCGGTATGGAATATGACCAACAGTGGTTTTCCAACTGTTCTAGATCAAGTCTATCTTTAGGTATTGTATGTTTCATAACgtttctaaaataataatatttaatcaatacaGTTAAGTTATAACAGTATCAAACGCCATATCATTCGATGTGGGTGAATTGGCCGCTCAGATACGAAACATTCCATTAAAACCTACATAAACTGCACGGAAATAACAATATCTATTAATACGAATTATGCATGTATCAGTTATTCAAACCTTACTGATTGTGGTAGTTacaaagatttaaataaaacctaTCCACTTCAAGATCTGTACAACTCGAAGGTATACGAGTATTAAGTTGGTACGCGATTTGCTGTCGACGCGCTGTAATCAATATCCGCACACTGTTAACTTACAGCAAAGAACTTTGTACATTAAGATAAACAAACAAGCCAactgtaagattgtttttattgttttgaattggAAGTTGTTAtaagaatttcatttaaagaaataagataCAAATTGAAATCATGTTGTTAATAAGGTCTACATAGACTTATATATAAGACTGATGAATACTCGTATAATCTTTATAAACTTTCACAATTTTTAACATAAGGGGCTTCATCCATTAAATATTGTAACGTATACCAAAGTACTTGCGATAAAGAATATGAGAAATACacgtattttaaatgttattattatttatgcgaaaaactacagaaacaagctcagtagcaaaaagtttacataaacccggtttaatggcactgggtaaacgccaaagacggagaacataaaatcacaaaaaaagaaacattgaagAACAGCTCGAAAAGAAACATATCTTCTGAAAATTTTAAGGATCATTTATCGAATCTATGTTAACAAGATTGTGTTTCAAGCTTAAGAACAATTAAGTCTTTCTTAATTATATGTATACTTTAAATATCCACAGTGGTTTTTGGAATGTACATGTTCCTTTTGTGTTAAGGGAGGCTTTCTGTTTGACACCTGTATACATATCAAAGTTGTTGTTATTTCGAACCATATCGACAAATCATTGGTGTTTTCTTATCTTCTGTAACTTTGGTAAACTTCTCGGTAAACGGTGCCTACCCCGTTCAGTGTTGTTTCTTTTGTGTCGAGGCTGTCATCTAAACCGTTTAAAACAAATCCATACACAAATATTCCGCACAGAAATTCTGCAAAATTTAATGATTTGCGATTATGGACTGCTTCTCTGTTGAATTTGCTCATCTTGTTCTCTGTGCGTATGTTATTGTGTAGGTTGTTGAACTATTCTATACTTCAAATTACGTTTAATAAAGCCCCATAattttttaatgtgttaatAATATACGTTCACCACGCCGCTTTAAACAGTTGGGATACTTAAGTCCTTGTTAAGTAATAAAACATACTCACAGTTATTTTATAGTATAACTATCACAAGACACAAAATGCTATCTTACAGTAGGTTTTTTTAAGTTGTTCATTTCGTATGAGATATTGTAGAAATAAAAGGCATCTTGTTCGTAGCTCGCATTATCTCTTATACATTCAGTTCAAATTCTCCTTCCGCTTGGGTCGTGCGTTGGTAAATAATTATTTGCCCTTGGTTTACCACAAATAACTCTCCACaaaaaacgcaaaagaaaaatattagcTAATATGGTCCGTAGCCAGGATTCGTGTTCGCTTCGAAAATACCCATGCTCTTCATTTAGCTCTCCCATTTTGTTACAAAACTTGAATTTTTAGGTATAACAGATAAAGGGTTGCTTTTAGCAAAATCTCCTTAGCAAGAGCAAATTATTGGTTGCTTTATATAGCATAGCCTTGACATTGTGCTTTAAAGAAATACCAAGGACCGTTGTAATGGTTGCCGGCATGTGATCTTTCTTACGTCAGCAATAAGATAACAAAAGTTCCTGTCGAATCTTGCCAAAGTCAAGGTGTTACTTAGATTGTGGCAAATGAACTTTGGGAGCACATTGCTTTATCCGATTACAAGTAAAATGTTCTGTGTTAGAACATATCAATTACGCTTACAATGAAGTCAGAAACAATATTGCGTCCTTAATTTTAGtatacaaatgaaaacacaagCATAACACATTTCAACAATGCAAACTCGGGACAAGATCATTAGTCGGAATTTGTTTATACGCACAAGTTAAGAGCATAAACTGGTGGTTAACATGTTACCAATTATTGCAGTAAATGTCCTATTTTTTTTCAGCAACAAGGAACATTTTTGTCGAACGACCTTGCCCGTATTTGATGTCTGACTACATCAGAGTATAACAAAGACGTTGGGTTCCCATTTCCTTACACGATCACTAGCAATATGGTCTTATTTAGACTAcagtaaacatgtttatagaCTCAATAAACACTCTTACACCTTGAATTTATTATGAGGTATAATGACAACAGATACCATACTCACAATACCGGAACTGATATGTCAATGTTAAATGTACATCAATTAAAGTTGTctgattgttttgttaaataaataaattgttgttattttatttatttaagtggTATCATTAGCAAAATtctaaaagacaatattcatGGTTTAACATTATGTagatagaaataaaaaaagaaatgtttttaatgctTCACGCAAAAGGACTGTATGGTAAAACACATGATTAACcaatgtatacaattatatttagtTAAATGCAAGAGCATGTAAATAAAGGTGGTTAATATGGGCTTATTGTTTACAAGTTCGTCGATGTTTGTTTCGCCGTGGTTCAAAACCCGCTGTACAGCTACATTGGTGACTTGAACAATTAGTTACTTCATTTGTTTCCGTGTTTCCACGGGGGTTTCGCCAACGAGTATTGAGAAATGAGCTATTGAACTgtgtaaactgttgaactgcacgtatgtattttatttgggttaaatatattcaaagacTCCTAGATACTTGGTTTCTTTGCAGttggaatgtttttattttcagaacttATTTAAACCGCGAGCAAtatcatattatgtttaatgcTGGTTTTCCATTTGGTGATCGTATCTTGGCAGACTTCGCTTATGTGAGAGTTCTATCCTGTCTCGTTGTTGGTTTGGTCaaattgtatatttgttcaCCAACCTCTTCTCAGATAAGTTTGTATATCCACTTTAAATAACACTGTGTTATTCAGTATTGTGTTCATCCTTATCAAAAACCAAGACGTTTTGAAAGAATGTACATATCACCATTCATTGTTGAGAATGGCACCCCCGAAAGTATGGAGAGCAATGAACCAGTCTGGGTTTATCATACACATGATTATTGTCAGGACTGTTGATCGTAAATTAAACTGTTCATGACTTGGAGGATTGCCAATATCTTTACGACGCTAGACACTTGATATCCACTCGATTTGCGTGTATCTAATAATAGCCCCATAGGCAATAGCATATCTTTGTTAAACATATCTACGAGTGTgtctttatttttgttctttggTAGTCTGCTTTGAGAAAAAATGCAGCTCTAGTCCCCATTTTCTTCCACACACGTATGTGTTGGCCGTATGGAACGTACATAAACCAGTGTATATTTGCTCTGGACCTTCCGCATTCGTAACGTCGTAATATAACCGTCATACCATGTATAGTCCGTAGATATATTTACAATCCAAGCTTTTGTGTATCTCCGTTATTGATTTATCCTTATTAACGATATTGTCCTAAAGCCTAGTTAGTAGATTATCAACAACTGCATTAGACATATTTTTTGTATCTTTAACCGTGAAATTCTGTTTGGGTAATGAAAGAACGAATTTTGTACCCACGTAGCTTGTGGCTATAAAAAGGGATGTTAATATTAACTGACACGGACGAATTTAATTCATTGTGTTCATTCCAGTTCATGTAGTGTATACAATCCAAATGTGAACAAATGTGGAACATTTCAAAAATTACATTGTGAAACAGATCTAATTCATGAATGTTTCGGTAGAACTGGGTTGAGTCACTTCTGATGAATCTGTTTATAAATGAGTTATTTCTATCATGTTGAACATTGTACAGTTTGTGCTGTTAAATGTTACGCGTATTCCtgtatatttctaaataaatgacATCACTTGtaccttttattatatacattttaatcaaatagGCAGTTCTGTGgcttttatatttacatatggaAACCATATAGTCTTCAGatctcatttgttttattttgtaaatgtttctaTTCAAATTGAACTGTTTTGGTTGATTTCGTCTAAAGTTCTTTAGTTGCAATACGTAAAATCCGTCAGTAgatccttttttattgtcaacgtatatatatgcatgtttgaTGCGTTGAAGGACCACCAGCGTTGCTGTTCATCTATAACAGAAATCACACAGACTGAGTAACGCATACAACATATAGAATATGAAAACAGTATAcgacatacaattattttttatttgtccaAAACAAAATTGACGGAGCATTATAAAtctgatatatatttcataagttTTGGTTCCTTTCTCATTGTCATGGCTTACAAAGAGCGCCATCTTTAAGACCCATATTAACAATTGTAATAAAACGATTAGCGAGGACAAAGCTTGGATAAATTGTGTGACGTCAATTCCGACTGACTGTTTTCGATGCAACATCGAAAATGTCGTTATTCAGAAAATGATGTCAGTTTAggaagtgttgtttttttactttgtcGTAAATATTCGTTGTGTCTAATCATTTTCTTGCGTTTTCACGATAAAATAGGATATAACCATTACCtggtcaaatattaaaacaattgtcgaCTATGGGGCCAAAGAACCATAGTTAATAATTGTGAACAACTACTTTTGCCAATATTTAACAGTATATTGTTtacttaaaaatgtatatatcctttatatatTCGTGTTAATACTAATAGTTGTAGGTGCTTCCATAAATATTATGTTctgatttttagctcaccttagccgtaggcCTGAAAATTTTATCAGAAAGTATTTTTCGATGAATTTTagttcaagttcaaatatgggtcatctggggtcaaaaactaggtcacagagcccaaatatggaaaacgttgttaacactctagaggtaacattttcagcccaaatatcctggaaatttgtcagaaaggttgtttcgttgatttctagctcaaattCGAATTTGGGTCATCTTGGATCAAAAACTAGgccacagagcccaaatatagaACAACCTTgtaaacactctagaggtagCATTTTCAGCCTAAATATtctgaaaaattgtcagaaaggttgttttgataattttcaagtcatattcgaatatgggtcatctgggtacaaaaaactaggtcacagagccaaaatatggaaaaaccttgttaacactctagaggtaacattttcagtccaaatatcttggaaattagtcagaaaggttgttttgatatatttgggccaagtttgaatatggatcatctggggtcaaaaactgggtcacagagcacaaatatggaaaaaccttgttaactctctagaggttacattttcagcccaaatagtCTGGAAATTTGTTacaaaggttgttttgatgatttctatgGCAGGTTTGATTATGGGTCATtaagggtcaaaaactaggtcacaggaCCCTAATATTGAAAAgccttgttgttgtttacattttcaactgttcattttcttaacaaaaatatgttcactatgatacatgtattgctttatttatttatccctTCTATAAAGTTTTCTCCAAATCCTGACCCTTGTGTCAAATTTATCCCTGCCCAACAGTTTAAACCGTTTTACAGGTGAGCGAtctagggccatcatggccctcttgtttccAAATCAGTTTTGTTTGAATGGAACTTTATTTTCGTAAGCTGTCACATTTTCGTTCATAATCCGTtgattaataatacaatgaactATACAGGAACAAGCGTCTCCATGTGATTGCCTATTAATTAGCTGGTTTAAGtgattaatttcaaaatatttactgaaaatCCCGAGATggcaaaaatatcattaatggATAACGTTAGTTTGAtagggcttgtccctgtattttcatTGACATTACTAAAAGAATGAATGTAAGAGTTTTATGCACACACATTTTCGTGAGAAATAATcgtttaattttcaaaaatattgtcaattaagcaattattttgtttacaaatatgcgGAGTAATATGACCAATATAAATAGAGCAATGTTAAATTGCATATGTGTCATACAGAAAAACCCGTCATGGCTATATTAATCCGGAAACAAGGTTTAGCATGTGATAAGATATACTATGATAATCATAATCAAGATAAATAGAGCGATATAGCCTTTTGAGTGCAAGACAGTCTCAGCATAATTTAACTTATGTGATCATCTCAGCGCGAAAAACCTATTCCTAACTGCGTAAATCGTTGTTTTATGAAACAGTGATGAATTGTTTTACTAATATTTTGATctgtttaaaaataactcttttaaTACTAACtcatattaaattgaaaaatgtgtcacccatttttttacaatacagcATTACCTATACAGTTTACCTAAcgaaaacacatacaacatttTTAACACAAGTCAAAAAGgagtatataattattttcattttcgaTGGATAACGTATGCGTACCAATCACAAAATCATATACCTTACATTTTATCTTCTATTACTCGACTCTTCTCGTGCATGGTACTTCACTTTTCCATCTTTTCTACAATTTATCCACAGGAAACGtagaattatattaaaaagaatcGTTTTCCACCATGGTTCTCCAGGTATTCTAAATCTGCTGTGCTCTTGATTAATATCTGCCATAATcggtattgttttgaaatgataaacaaaaGACTTATGACCAATTTATCAAGAAACAACTTGATAATGTAACACTATTCAATTcgattagttttgttttaaagaatcaATGATTCATTTTATCTTTCGAAGGACCGCTATATAGTTAGTCAGTTACTGAATATGCCAATACAAGTTGGGTGGGGGAGGAGTTTTGATGAAGGACCGCCTTTCACATATGCAATACATTTACAGTAGTGATTTTGTTCATGTAGCTGTTATCGCTTCCCTTCCATTTTAGGACGGCAGTCTTAACGAAtgacaaaacattgaaaaaccCAGTAACATTGAAAAGTTTCAATTGTAGATTTGTAACGTTTACCATGCACTTGGCAAACGCTTGGCAAAACAAGTTTATCTCATTCAAACTATCATACAAGTACGAATGCTCTTCGgtagttttaacaattaaaacattgtcaTCAAACGTATGCTGATATCCGAGATTGGCGGACATTGTAGCAAACATACACTGTAAACTATAGACATAAGCCCAGcagtcgaaaattcaaaaataaaccatgGACAGTCAATTTGTATTACACTTTTCAGAAACTATTTACCTCAGTACAGCTGTTGTTAAGTAATAATGTGACGGCTGTAAAATGCCGCTCCCTATTTCGAACAAAGAGtagtttcttgtttttgtcaGTCTTGTTTTTCAACTAGTTTAATAATTCAATGAGAACATTTTTTCTGATATAATCTGTTATAACCTTCTTACTGTGCACGATTGTGTTCCTTTCATCGTCTAACCCGGATTCGAAAATAGGAAGGAGTTTTTACCTTCTTTATTTCCTTCTCTTAAAACATAGAACAATAGTCgagttttttttgttcatttgatGTTCCCCGTGTGTGTTCACTATATCAATCAGTGGttggttttaaatgtattatttaaagcaCGTTATAATTGTTTTggggttttatttttaatttaatctcAATCTTCTGATGACAGTTTTATTGAAGCCTCACTTCCGGTACAAGGAAATTGATCAATTGAATTATACAGGTGTTTTATCGTCAAAAACGTTGCCAAACTTGAATTTATTACTGATAAATTTTCTTTGAGTTTCCTAGGCTGAAAATTATCATGCTTTTTCTATTCCATTTATAATCTGAAAGATTTCCCAAATACAATCAAAAGGTAAATGAAAGCGATAAGCCTTCAACGATATTACAGATGCTTTCGATGCTTTGCCTCCTGGCAGGCATGTGATGTCTTACTCAAAAATCACCGATATTACCCCAATCATgtcaaaatcaacatttaagctgttttgtcattctttagCTCTACTTTGTTCCGCTGTTTGCTCTCTAGCAATTATATGTTGCGCCAGTATACAACGTATGGTTTGTTATGTGAGGCACTGTGTACATAGGCTACATACCAGAAGCAAGAACAGGTTATTTGCTTTACGATTAACAACTTTGCGGGCTTCTTTTTCACGCTTTTggtgtatgtgtgttatttaagacaataatatgtgcatgtttttattcatgCAAAGCTGTTGACCTACATTCCCTTTGTCACATGCAGACAGGTTGTTTCTTTTATCTTTCAAAGATgattttgactttaaaaaaaatcacgacAGATTTGTATTGAGATGTCAATGGACCCATTATATGTAGATAATCATTCTAATTGCCTTCGCACAATTGATCCTCGTATTTGCTGTTCATATTAGATGTGTATTATAATTGAGATATTTTCACCCGTCACATGTACTGAAATGCAATcaacaatgttattttaaaggATTTATTTTCTATAGAATACAGGGTATTAACGACAAATAGTTGGTGCGTTCCCTGATCCTTGTTGGTCCTCCCAGTAATTTTCAATTGTGGATGGAACAACTCGTCCATTTCAATCAGTATGCCGAGGGAACATCTGCAAACAGAACAGTTATTAATCTGTTTAACTTTGCTATATAGCAGTGATCAATAATTTCGAAGTGAAACATTCGAAGTCACACGAAGTTCATTTTATCACCGAATACTATGCTAATGAACGTATGAGTGAATTGCCGCAGTACTGACTGTATTGGTATTGACTGCTTTGTATGGCTTGGGTTAACACGTAGATCAATACAATAACAAAGAGAAACGGGACTTGTTTGTATAGATTAACATTGGATATACGCATTAtaaggtatatattttttataactagTATAATGCAATAATCTTTAATTAATCCTGTTGCTCAGATTGATTAAGCATACATACAATTCAACCTAATGCAACGATTTTCAAGGCATTAATTGTTCAACATGCATTCTGTGTAATGTTGCTGAATACTTACAGTTCATGCTGCTCACACCAGAAGCTGTCTGTGGTTGTCTGCATTTGCAGTCGCGCTTTAGTTTGTAGACGGTTGTTCCGTATGACGTTTGCTTCATTTGCCATTCGCATGATTCTCTGAAGTGCACTTCAACTCCGTCTTGTTCAGAAAAGCATTTCCGTTCAATAACATATGATTTGTCGGGATACATCTTGCATTTGCATATTCGGACGAGGAATACGCATTCCATTCTGTCGACAACACCTATGATTCGTTCGTATTTGCATTTGCTGTCATAGTGCTTTTCCTTCCCATTATCCTCCTCTTCAGATGATGAACTTGAACTGTTTCTTTGAGAAAAATTCATGTTGCTCATGTCCCTGTCTGACTTCTTTGTGGTACAATGATATTCACGTGAAAGCTATTCATTCAACCGTGGAGATTAGTAATTTCTACTGAACATCATTCTTAAAATGgtttttgaaaagaatataTTTGCTGGGTTTCCAGCTGATGCAATGGCTCAAAAATAATTCTTACGCACGTACACCGAGTAATTTTCCGTAAACTtaccaaatatcaaatataagtGGATTGTTATACAATCGAAACCAAATACTTGGTAATTTGGACCTTATCTTAAGACTATGTATGTGGGATAATTGCAAGAATAGTTAACGACATTAATCCGGTAACACTTGTAAACCATTATTGATTCAGCGTTAAAAATAACAGGCGTCTCGTGACCACTGGAATAACCGTATGGAAGTTCCCTAACCTCTACAGAATACTTCAGGGAAAATAGACAGGTTTCCTATTGGGGAAATAAccttaaaaacacaattacatacGGGATTACCTTTAAAGAAATTGCATGTTGTTGTGAAATATTCCGTAAAAACccaattaagacaaatataGATACGATGTGTTCGAGGTTACTGCGTCACGGCAAATACCATTGTAAATAACCGACAACGCGCGATTCGCGCGGTTGAGAAATGTTcacttatgaataataatacaCAGCGGTTTtcaatcaatgaaaataagttGTGGAAAACTAGGACTACAAACAAGGACGTGGAGTTACTTGGTATGTACTGATCGTATGTGATTATAATACATGAAAGATAtcattgtttgttgtttgacaTTGTCGATTAAACGTAAAGACAAGTTTAAGCTAGGTTACACTGTGTTGAGACATGACAATTGTTGACTTGGAACCCAGCCAATAATCAAATAGTTTGACTTCATAGTAATTGAATAATTTGAAGGATCGTAGTATACTGGCATTATGTTCTGTCTACATTAACAAGCAATGGAcgtttaaaacacaaacaagccATAGTATATGCATGCGTTCATAGATGTCAAGCTTCTGACCCCATTAGTGTATGGTGTACACTTTTGTATTTGaacaattgttaaataatacGTTTTAAGGACTAATCTTAAGATCTAAGCATTGTAAATGTTTGACTGCTGCATTTGatcatgttaaacatgtttgttcagtttaaactaattttatataattcattattcGTCATTATGTTagaaatatcaaagaaaatatcaacCTGTGAATGACTAATGGACTTACATTTTAGTATGCAGTGATTAgttattttgactaaaatatgCTTACAATTTTCATGTGGATGATTTTAATTCTATATTGCATTGTATGATACCTGGACCTCGAAGGAATCTTAATTCGTATAAAGTATATCATCACTTACTTTGCTATTAactgtagtttttatttttgcGGTAATTTGGTTGCCGCCGTGTAGATGTAAACGGCTTCTTCATGTGGAATATATCGTTGTCAGGGatagaaatttaataaaaacagacatagTTTCTGTGCCTTGTTTCATTGAAGCAATGTTCTTTAGCTATTTTCCCTTTGATACGCACAGTACATATTGgcattttcaacttttaacaatatatatgaatgcataagtaaattatattattttctcgatacacatattaataaatgaaaaagacccttaatttgtaaacaattcGCGGTTTGTTTCAATTTTCCTCGCACAATGGTTGTTCATAATTGTTAttctatatatatgtttatattctcCCATATCATGtattgaaatacaaacaaacaaaagttgTCAAGTATTTATTCTCTTTAAAGAACAGAGTAATAGTGAGGAAATATTTGGAATGTTCCCTGGTCCTTGTTGGCCTTCTGTGCAAAGAATAAAAGAGACATGGACTTtacattttcttaattatttagtCATGAAATAGTTATATTTGATGAAACAACAGTGatcaattattttgtatcaaagtATACCAAGTAGTTAAAAAGTTATCACCCCATACAAAGCTGATAAACGTTAGAGTATAATGCAAATGTGCATAGTGTATTATTGAAAGCGCAATATAATTTTGTCGtggttttatatttcatttaatctaAATCTTCTGATGACATTTAATGGAAGCCTCACTTCCGGtacttagaaaaaaatatatcttcaatgaaatgtattaattatattgtacagtttttatatttattgtcaaacaaCGTTGCCAAACTTGAATTTATGACGGGTAACTTGATTTTCCTAGTCTGAAAGttaatatgcattttctatTCCATTTATAATCTGCAAGATTTATCAAATACAATCAGAAAGGTAATTGAAACCGATCACCATTCAACGATATTAAAGATATTAAGGATGCTTTGCCTCCTGACAGGTGGTTGATCTCTTACTCAAAATCACTGACATAAGCCCAAACATGTCAAGATCAACGTTTCAGCTGTTTTTGTAATTCTGTAGCTCTACTTTGTTCAACTGTTTGCTATCTAGCCATTGTAAGTTGCTCCAGTATACAATGTAAGGTTTGTTAAGTGAGGCTCAGTGTACATAGCTATATACCATaagcaaaaacatgttatttgctTTACGATAAACAAATTTGCGGGCTTCTTTTCAACGCTTTggtattgtattttgtatgtgtGTAATAAAAGATAATGGTCTGTTCATCGTTTCAGTCATGCTAAGCTGTTGACCTACTTTCCGTCTGATACGTGCAGACAGGTTGTTTCTGGTTTTTTCGATGATGCTCttgacttttcatttttttacgaCCGATATGTATTGTGATGTCAAAAGacccattttttaaaaataattatttcaataccCTTCGCACAATTGCTTTTCGTAACTGCTGTTCATATAAGATGtgtataatgattaaaatacacGTCTCATGTACTGAAATACAATCCACAATGATATTGAAACACATTTATTCTCTATAAAATACAGAGTATTAACGAAAAAGCAGTTGGCATGTTCCCTACGCCATGTTGGTCTTCTCAGTGCTTTTTATTGTGGATTATACTTCTCGTCCATTCCAATCAGTGTGATAGGGAAACATCTgcaaacaagaaaaaacaaatgtattcacACTTGACTCATTTTCTATAGTTTTTAGTTATAGATCAGTTAAACTTCGCTTAAAAGCAGCGATCAATCACTTCGAAATGAATCATACTTAATCACACGTAGTATCTTTTGTTACCGCTAATGAACGTACGAGTGTATTGCCACGGCACTGACTGTATTGGGATTGACTGCTTTGTCTAGCTAGGGCTAACACGTAGATCAATACAATTACAAAGAGAAACGGGATATGTATGGACAGATAATATGAGTTAGATATACGTTTTATGAGGTAAACTTTATTGTATTACTATTTTGAATTACCTAAAGATCCATtggaaataatatgtatttatggCGTTCTACGTTACCAAGCACTTTGATTCAGCAtacatacaatttaaacaaatgcaattaGTTGCAATGCATGACTACAAATGTTCAACTGATTTCTTTAATAACTATGAATACTTACAGTTCATATTGTTCAGACCATGAGCTGTTTGTGGTTGAATGCATTGGCAATGGCATTGTACCATGTAAGAGGTCTTTCCGAAGTATGAAACTTTGCTCCTTTGCCATTGGCATGATGTGCTAAAATGAACTTCTACTCCGTCTGGTTCAGAAAAGCTTTGCCGTGCAATAAGATGTTT encodes the following:
- the LOC128219890 gene encoding uncharacterized protein LOC128219890, whose product is MSNMNFSQRNSSSSSSEEEDNGKEKHYDSKCKYERIIGVVDRMECVFLVRICKCKMYPDKSYVIERKCFSEQDGVEVHFRESCEWQMKQTSYGTTVYKLKRDCKCRQPQTASGVSSMNYVPSAY